A genomic window from Lotus japonicus ecotype B-129 chromosome 1, LjGifu_v1.2 includes:
- the LOC130730840 gene encoding cell division cycle 20.2, cofactor of APC complex-like, with product MDAAAGPWTSPIKFKSRSLFPHRKSSQENLDRFIPNRSAMDFSYAHYMLTEGRNNKEEPVVTSPSKQAYRKMLAEAFNMNRTRILAFKNKPPELVEAIPKDFFSPPPPQSKSSKPRHIPQSSERTLDAPDIADDFYLNLLDWGSSNVLCIALGSTVYLWNAADSSTAELVTVNEEEGPITSVNWAPDGRHLAVGLNNSIVQLWDSTTTRLLRVLRGGHRARVGSLAWNNHILSTGGMEGRVVNNDVRIRSHIVETYRGHNQEVCGLKWSPSGQQLASGGNDNLVHIWDRSRASSNTPTRWLHRFEEHVAAVKALAWCPFQGNLLASGGGGSDQCIKFWNTHTGACLNTVNTGSQVCALLWSKSERELLSSHGFTQNQLTLWKYPSMLKMAELNGHTSRVLYMAQSPDGCTVASAAADETLRFWNVFGTPEASKPSSKPNREPFADFNRIR from the exons ATGGACGCGGCGGCGGGACCGTGGACTTCTCCGATCAAATTCAAATCCCGATCCCTTTTCCCTCACAGGAAGTCTTCTCAGGAAAAC TTGGATAGGTTTATTCCGAATAGGTCAGCCATGGACTTCAGTTACGCTCACTACATGCTCACGGAGGGAAGAAACAACAAGGAGGAGCCGGTGGTCACGTCGCCGTCCAAACAAGCTTACCGGAAAATGCTCGCCGAGGCTTTCAACATGAACCGGACGCGAATCTTGGCCTTCAAGAACAAGCCGCCTGAACTTGTTGAAGCCATACCCAAGGATTTCTTctcccctcctcctcctcaatcCAAATCTTCCAAGCCCAGACACATTCCTCAG AGTTCTGAGAGGACACTGGATGCCCCTGATATTGCAGATGACTTCTACTTGAATTTGCTTGACTGGGGTAGCAGTAATGTGCTGTGCATTGCTCTTGGAAGCACTGTGTATCTCTGGAATGCTGCTGATAGCTCCACTGCAGAACTTGTCACGGTGAATGAGGAAGAAGGTCCCATTACTAGTGTTAACTGGGCTCCTGATGGCCGACATTTAGCTGTTGGTTTGAACAATTCCATTGTCCAGTTGTGGGATTCTACTACTACTAGACTG CTGAGAGTACTCAGGGGTGGACATCGAGCAAGAGTAGGATCACTGGCATGGAACAATCACATCCTGTCCACAGGAGGAATGGAGGGTAGGGTGGTTAACAATGATGTGAGAATAAGGTCTCACATTGTTGAAACCTACAGGGGACACAACCAGGAGGTGTGTGGGCTCAAATGGTCTCCCTCAGGACAACAATTGGCGAGTGGAGGCAATGATAATCTTGTTCACATATGGGACAGGTCAAGGGCCTCTTCCAACACGCCGACCCGCTGGCTACACCGGTTTGAGGAGCATGTAGCTGCTGTGAAGGCACTGGCCTGGTGTCCATTTCAGGGAAATCTTCTAGCTTCTGGTGGAGGAGGGAGTGACCAGTGCATCAAGTTTTGGAACACACATACTGGTGCATGCCTGAACACTGTCAACACTGGCTCTCAGGTGTGTGCCCTTCTTTGGAGCAAGAGTGAGCGAGAGTTGCTTAGCTCGCACGGTTTCACCCAGAACCAGCTCACTCTCTGGAAATACCCTTCTATGCTGAAGATGGCAGAGCTCAATGGTCATACCTCCAGGGTGCTGTACATGGCTCAGAGTCCAGATGGGTGTACTGTGGCCTCTGCAGCAGCTGATGAGACTCTTCGATTCTGGAATGTCTTTGGAACTCCAGAAGCAAGCAAACCATCCTCAAAGCCAAACCGCGAGCCTTTTGCTGATTTCAACCGTATCCGTTGA
- the LOC130732700 gene encoding uncharacterized protein LOC130732700 has product MENSMRFGLMAVFAVSGSMVFLVHQVHKRILSNFMKKFEFEMGGMLYPNGHKNLSGSEKHQAKKKVRFAKQGLKLQLENKGNRNSRNVTRAQRVKADEVRVMENIQKRRQGPKLEDTMPPNRAVLYRDILKYRTLNGRLH; this is encoded by the exons ATGGAGAACTCCATGAGATTTGGATTGATGGCTGTGTTTGCTGTTTCCGGAAGCATGGTCTTCTTGGTTCATCAAGTCCATAAACGCATACTATCTAACTTCATGAagaaatttgagtttgaaatggGTGGTATGTTATACCCCAACGGCCACAAGAATTTGAGTG GTTCTGAGAAACATCAAGCAAAGAAGAAGGTGCGGTTTGCAAAACAAGGGTTGAAACTTCAATTAGAGAACAAGGGTAATAGAAATAGTAGAAACGTGACAAGGGCACAGAGGGTGAAGGCTGACGAGGTTAGGGTCATGGAGAATATTCAGAAAAGGAGGCAAGGGCCGAAATTAGAGGACACCATGCCTCCTAACAGGGCAGTTCTATACAGGGATATTTTGAAATATAGAACTCTCAATGGGAGACTTCATTGA